From one Gimesia sp. genomic stretch:
- a CDS encoding type I restriction endonuclease subunit R — MSTDFSEDTLVEQPAIALFEELGYESANCWHEKFGSSDSTYGRQTTEEVILPDKLRVALEKLNPELESDAIDLAMEVLAQDRGAMGLAQANREVYKLLKDGIKVTFENDEGEEVDETVRIIDWKNPEKNDFFLASQFWVSGSIYKRRADLVGFINGLPLVFIELKKSHGKIEHAYKNNLKDYKSTVPQLFWFNALIILSNGSQAKVGSITSGWEHFSDWKRINSEGEKGVISLETVIRGTCEKHRLLDLVENFTLFDDGKGGLIKIVAKNHQFLGVNNAVHAMQEIKQNQGRLGVFWHTQGSGKSFSMGFFSQKVLRKVPGNWTFLVITDRNDLDSQIYKNFASTGIVTEDCQAESGAHLKQLLTEDHRFIFTLIQKFGTKKGETYPELSTRDNIIVMTDEAHRSQYDTLALNMRNALPNAAFIGFTGTPLMAGEEKTKDVFGDYVSIYNFQQSIEDGATVPLFYENRIPELQLANENFKDDLEALIEAAELDEEQKKKLELEFAREYHLITRDERLEKVAEDIVTHFMGRRGGSDHAAGKGMVICIDKVTAVKMYDKVQKYWKAYLGGLKAELAALEGAMPSTGNTQDISMTAETSERYQLQKQKELKDQIAYMEETDMAVIVSQQQNEVELFKEKGLDIEPHRLRMVKEDMETKFKDADDPFRLVFVCAMWLTGFDSPSVSTIYLDKPMKNHTLMQTIARANRVFGEKNNGLIVDYVGVFRNLQKALAIYGSSSGGGVKPGETPIQKKEELVEELRLAIAEAVDFCKDRGVDIDGILKADGFQKIAFLDDAASSLVDKQTENELDDAVEQVIVNDDLKKQFLSHSNQVVRLYKAILPDPSANEFAPTKSLLSVLADKIRNFTPEANIDDIMDQVDELLDDSIATKGYVIHATETTSLIDLSQIDFEALKAHFEKGRKRTEAEKLKQAVGDKLKNMVTLNRTRTDLMEKFKKLIDDYNQGLDVNGFFAKLVSFVKELSEEEQRGVSEQLTEEELALFDILTKPEIDMTEKEKEEVKKVARSLLQTLKEAKLVLDWRKKQRSRAGVYSTVKTELDQLPRAYTPEIYNQKCDMVYQHIFDSYQGEGQSIYASK; from the coding sequence ATGAGCACCGACTTCTCCGAGGACACCCTGGTCGAACAACCCGCGATCGCTCTGTTTGAAGAGCTGGGCTACGAGTCCGCCAACTGCTGGCACGAAAAATTCGGCAGCAGCGATTCGACCTACGGCAGACAAACCACGGAAGAAGTCATCCTTCCAGACAAGCTGCGGGTAGCACTCGAAAAGCTCAACCCAGAGTTGGAATCGGATGCCATCGACCTGGCGATGGAAGTCCTGGCCCAGGATCGTGGAGCAATGGGACTGGCCCAGGCCAATCGTGAGGTCTACAAGCTACTCAAAGACGGCATTAAAGTCACATTCGAGAATGACGAAGGCGAAGAAGTCGACGAAACGGTCCGCATCATTGACTGGAAGAATCCGGAAAAGAACGACTTCTTCCTGGCATCTCAATTCTGGGTTTCAGGCAGCATCTATAAACGCCGGGCAGATCTGGTCGGCTTCATCAACGGCTTACCTTTGGTCTTCATCGAACTGAAAAAAAGCCATGGTAAGATCGAGCACGCATACAAGAACAACCTTAAGGACTACAAGTCGACCGTTCCACAGTTGTTCTGGTTCAACGCCCTGATCATTCTCTCCAACGGTTCTCAGGCGAAAGTCGGAAGCATCACCTCTGGCTGGGAACACTTTTCCGACTGGAAACGGATCAACAGTGAAGGTGAAAAAGGCGTCATTTCACTGGAAACCGTGATTCGCGGAACCTGTGAAAAGCATCGGCTTCTTGATCTGGTCGAAAACTTTACTCTGTTCGATGACGGTAAGGGTGGTTTGATCAAGATTGTCGCCAAGAACCACCAGTTCCTGGGCGTGAATAATGCCGTCCACGCGATGCAGGAGATCAAACAGAACCAGGGTCGATTGGGGGTATTCTGGCACACCCAAGGCAGCGGTAAGAGTTTCTCAATGGGATTCTTTTCACAGAAGGTATTACGGAAGGTCCCCGGCAACTGGACATTCCTGGTCATTACCGACCGTAACGATCTCGATTCGCAGATCTATAAAAACTTCGCCAGTACCGGCATTGTTACCGAAGACTGCCAGGCTGAAAGCGGTGCCCACCTGAAACAGCTGCTGACTGAAGACCATCGGTTCATCTTCACGCTGATCCAGAAGTTTGGCACCAAGAAGGGGGAAACCTACCCTGAGCTTTCAACTCGCGACAATATCATCGTGATGACCGATGAAGCCCACCGCAGTCAGTACGACACGCTGGCCCTGAACATGCGGAACGCCCTTCCCAACGCAGCTTTCATCGGCTTCACCGGGACGCCGCTGATGGCAGGTGAAGAGAAGACAAAGGATGTCTTTGGCGATTACGTCAGTATCTACAACTTTCAGCAATCAATCGAGGATGGGGCCACGGTTCCGCTGTTCTACGAGAACCGGATCCCCGAATTGCAACTGGCCAATGAAAATTTCAAAGACGATCTGGAAGCTCTGATTGAAGCCGCTGAACTGGACGAAGAGCAGAAGAAAAAACTCGAACTTGAGTTCGCCCGCGAATATCACCTGATCACCCGTGATGAGCGACTGGAAAAGGTCGCTGAAGACATCGTGACCCACTTCATGGGGCGTCGTGGCGGCAGTGATCACGCTGCTGGAAAAGGTATGGTGATCTGTATCGACAAAGTGACCGCGGTAAAGATGTACGATAAGGTCCAGAAGTACTGGAAGGCGTACCTGGGCGGTCTGAAGGCGGAACTGGCGGCCTTGGAAGGGGCGATGCCGTCTACCGGCAATACTCAAGACATTTCGATGACTGCGGAGACGTCTGAGCGTTACCAACTTCAGAAACAGAAGGAGTTGAAAGACCAGATCGCCTACATGGAGGAGACCGACATGGCTGTGATCGTCTCCCAGCAGCAGAACGAAGTCGAACTGTTTAAGGAAAAAGGACTCGACATCGAGCCTCATCGACTGCGAATGGTCAAGGAGGATATGGAGACGAAGTTTAAGGACGCAGATGATCCATTCCGCCTGGTCTTTGTCTGTGCTATGTGGCTGACTGGTTTCGATTCACCGTCAGTGTCAACGATCTATCTCGATAAACCGATGAAGAACCACACGTTGATGCAGACCATTGCCCGGGCCAATCGCGTCTTCGGTGAAAAGAACAACGGCCTGATCGTGGACTACGTCGGTGTCTTCCGAAACCTGCAAAAGGCACTGGCCATTTACGGATCGTCCTCAGGGGGCGGAGTCAAACCAGGCGAAACGCCCATTCAGAAAAAAGAAGAACTGGTCGAAGAACTACGACTGGCCATCGCCGAAGCAGTCGATTTCTGTAAAGATCGCGGCGTCGACATCGACGGCATCCTCAAGGCCGACGGATTCCAGAAAATCGCCTTTCTGGATGATGCTGCATCCAGTCTGGTCGATAAACAGACTGAAAACGAACTCGATGATGCGGTCGAACAGGTGATCGTCAACGACGACCTGAAGAAGCAGTTTTTATCACATTCCAATCAGGTTGTGCGGCTCTACAAAGCGATTCTGCCTGATCCCTCTGCTAATGAATTCGCCCCCACTAAAAGCCTGCTGTCCGTCCTGGCCGATAAGATCCGTAATTTCACGCCGGAAGCAAATATCGACGACATTATGGATCAGGTCGATGAGCTGCTGGACGACTCGATCGCCACTAAGGGCTATGTAATTCATGCGACTGAAACAACGTCGCTGATTGACCTGAGCCAGATTGACTTTGAGGCCCTGAAAGCTCACTTCGAGAAAGGTCGCAAACGTACTGAAGCCGAAAAGTTGAAGCAGGCTGTGGGTGATAAGTTGAAAAACATGGTCACGCTGAATCGGACCCGTACCGATTTGATGGAGAAGTTCAAAAAGTTGATCGACGACTACAACCAGGGACTTGATGTCAACGGTTTCTTCGCGAAATTGGTCTCTTTTGTCAAAGAACTGAGTGAAGAGGAACAACGTGGTGTTTCGGAACAACTGACCGAGGAAGAGCTGGCCCTGTTCGATATCTTGACTAAGCCGGAAATCGACATGACGGAAAAAGAAAAGGAAGAGGTCAAAAAAGTTGCCCGATCATTACTCCAGACCCTGAAGGAAGCCAAGCTGGTACTCGACTGGAGAAAGAAACAACGCAGTCGGGCCGGAGTCTACAGCACTGTCAAAACCGAGCTCGACCAACTCCCGCGGGCTTACACACCCGAAATCTATAATCAGAAGTGTGATATGGTCTATCAGCACATCTTTGATAGTTACCAGGGTGAGGGGCAAAGCATTTACGCATCGAAATAG
- a CDS encoding AAA family ATPase, whose amino-acid sequence MKIKTVSIHNFRSVRDTEFDLEDYSLLVGPNNAGKSTVIDALRVFYEKDKYGYRPDRDVPFLGSDGESWIDITFALLPQEHKGLADKYKAPDFLLKVRKYLNCKDKSKNGLIYAFLPEGDLASDQFYGAKQVQQGKLGNVVYVPAVSKVDEHIKLTGPSALRDLLSTVLDEVIDSSNAFVELEKNFIQFSKTIRNASTTDGLSLGGLEEDLSSLLGEWGTEFHFSVKTPTISDITKSLIDFHCRDESHEQDMGLDQFGSGFQRHFIFSLIQLSAKYLGKKKPTQSKDFSPQLNLLLFEEPEAFLHPSKQQKLALNLQSIAKDETSQVICSTHSPHFISHNISNIGSVLRLRRVGGIGRVYQVRKDRWNSIVEQNQELNEIASKWNGKNKPPHEDDYLPEMESIKYCLWLNPDRCGMFFANRVLLVEGATEIALINRLITDGKIRIPDDGLQVVDCMGKFNTHRFILLLSELGTPHAVLHDADLNKGQHSELHELVRKSSHAKLTCRIEKFGTDLEDTLGISKTTRHRKPQHALMNYERGDIEDSRVADLCKKVQDCIDSMANS is encoded by the coding sequence ATGAAAATAAAAACCGTTTCGATTCACAATTTCAGAAGTGTCAGGGATACTGAATTCGACCTTGAAGATTACTCTCTGCTCGTTGGCCCAAACAACGCGGGCAAAAGCACTGTCATTGATGCTCTCCGCGTCTTTTACGAAAAAGATAAATACGGATATCGACCAGATCGAGATGTACCTTTTTTAGGTTCTGACGGTGAGTCGTGGATAGATATCACATTTGCATTACTACCGCAGGAACATAAAGGACTGGCGGATAAATACAAGGCCCCAGACTTCCTTCTAAAAGTACGTAAATATTTGAACTGCAAAGATAAATCGAAGAATGGGCTAATCTATGCATTCTTGCCGGAAGGCGATCTTGCTTCAGATCAGTTCTACGGTGCAAAACAGGTTCAGCAGGGCAAGCTTGGGAATGTTGTTTACGTTCCGGCAGTCAGTAAAGTTGATGAGCATATCAAATTGACGGGCCCCTCTGCATTACGTGACTTACTATCCACAGTTCTGGACGAAGTGATCGACTCAAGCAATGCGTTTGTAGAGCTTGAAAAGAACTTCATTCAGTTCTCCAAAACCATCCGTAATGCGTCTACCACTGACGGACTATCGCTGGGAGGCCTTGAAGAGGACCTGAGTAGTCTGCTTGGTGAATGGGGAACAGAGTTTCATTTCTCAGTTAAAACGCCAACTATTTCTGATATCACCAAGTCTCTGATTGACTTTCATTGTCGAGACGAATCACACGAACAAGATATGGGCCTGGATCAATTCGGATCAGGGTTTCAACGTCATTTCATCTTTTCTTTGATTCAACTAAGTGCGAAATACCTGGGTAAAAAGAAGCCCACCCAATCAAAGGATTTCAGCCCACAGCTGAACTTGCTCTTGTTCGAGGAGCCAGAGGCATTCTTACACCCTTCGAAACAACAAAAACTGGCATTGAATCTCCAATCCATTGCAAAAGACGAGACGTCGCAAGTAATTTGTTCAACTCATTCCCCGCATTTCATATCGCATAACATTAGCAATATTGGATCCGTTCTTCGATTGCGACGTGTTGGGGGTATCGGCCGAGTTTATCAAGTGCGAAAAGACCGTTGGAATTCGATTGTCGAACAAAATCAGGAACTCAATGAGATCGCAAGCAAGTGGAACGGGAAAAATAAGCCACCACATGAGGATGATTATCTTCCCGAAATGGAGTCTATTAAGTACTGCTTGTGGCTGAACCCGGATCGGTGCGGGATGTTTTTTGCAAACCGAGTCCTTTTGGTTGAAGGAGCGACAGAAATCGCTTTGATCAACCGGCTAATTACAGATGGAAAGATCAGGATTCCTGACGATGGACTTCAGGTTGTAGATTGCATGGGCAAATTCAACACTCACAGATTCATCCTACTACTTTCTGAACTTGGAACTCCACATGCGGTCCTTCACGATGCTGATTTGAACAAAGGGCAACATTCTGAGCTACACGAACTGGTAAGAAAATCGAGCCACGCAAAATTAACATGTCGTATTGAGAAGTTTGGTACGGACCTGGAAGACACGCTGGGAATCTCAAAGACAACCCGTCACCGAAAACCTCAGCACGCTTTGATGAATTACGAACGCGGGGATATTGAAGACTCTCGCGTGGCAGACCTGTGCAAGAAGGTTCAGGATTGTATCGACAGCATGGCCAATTCATAG
- a CDS encoding DUF2779 domain-containing protein: MKRYLTKSRFILGHGCPTKLFYTGKTEYANTRQTDDFLQGLAEGGMIVGELAKLYFPEGRNVSSLDDAKALEETNQLLLKDNVVIFEAAVTIANLFCRIDVLVKTGNELQLIEVKAKSIDGNDDDPFRTTRGRISSDWKDYLLDIAFQRYVLQQAFPEFTVTSWLMCVDKSQECTVDGLHRLFKIEKDGSRTSCVFVGDDAENSICREILKARRVDGHIDELCSGNFDNRDFEQYVRWLADNYEQDTKIAPEIGVHCRNCEFRCTPEQRDEGLRDGFRECWSEVLGWSDDDFDRPTVFDLYSFRQAQDFINQRRIKLDNLSEDDLSLEVDSNPGLHPSEMQRIRLNYLKSGRNESFVDIDGLNEVKRNWRFPLHFIDFETAAPPVPLHQGLRPYQSLAFQFSHHTLHEDGSVSHAGEYLNAVPGAFPNFDFLRNLMSSLDGDNGTIFRYAAHENTILNHIVEQLDQFGHDESDFQELRNFASSISNPTKSQPNPWMPGDREMVDLRELVARHYYHPRMKGSQSIKYVLPAVLTDSTFLRDKYSKPIYGYEVDPGSSRNFATQTWIQTEGDKVIDPYELLPAVFDEVDKNTWDNLWAGDEIRGGGAAMAAYLRLQQDGLPQEYRDDIENGLLRYCELDTLAMVMIVESWLNHRN; this comes from the coding sequence ATGAAACGATACTTGACCAAATCTCGATTCATTCTCGGCCACGGCTGCCCGACAAAGCTGTTTTACACTGGGAAAACTGAGTACGCAAACACGCGGCAGACGGACGATTTTCTTCAAGGACTTGCGGAAGGCGGGATGATTGTTGGTGAGCTGGCCAAGCTCTACTTTCCGGAGGGACGAAATGTTTCGTCACTGGACGACGCTAAGGCACTGGAAGAAACCAACCAACTGCTTCTCAAGGATAATGTTGTCATTTTTGAGGCTGCTGTCACGATCGCCAATCTATTCTGCCGGATCGACGTGTTGGTCAAGACAGGAAATGAGTTGCAGCTGATTGAGGTAAAGGCCAAGTCGATTGATGGAAATGACGACGATCCATTTCGGACCACCCGAGGCCGCATTAGCTCCGACTGGAAGGATTACCTGCTGGATATCGCTTTCCAGCGTTATGTCTTACAGCAGGCGTTCCCAGAGTTTACTGTCACTTCCTGGTTGATGTGCGTTGATAAAAGCCAGGAATGTACCGTCGACGGTCTGCATCGACTTTTCAAGATCGAGAAAGACGGCTCCCGAACTTCCTGCGTTTTCGTCGGCGATGATGCTGAGAATTCAATATGTCGGGAAATACTGAAAGCCCGAAGAGTCGATGGACACATTGACGAATTATGCAGCGGAAACTTCGATAATCGAGACTTTGAACAATATGTCCGTTGGCTGGCGGACAATTACGAACAAGACACAAAAATCGCTCCCGAAATTGGGGTTCACTGTCGGAATTGCGAATTTCGTTGCACACCAGAGCAACGCGATGAAGGCTTAAGGGACGGTTTCCGGGAGTGCTGGTCAGAAGTACTCGGCTGGTCTGACGATGATTTTGACCGCCCCACTGTTTTTGATCTTTACAGTTTTCGACAAGCCCAGGATTTCATCAATCAACGTCGTATTAAATTGGATAATCTGTCCGAGGATGACCTTAGTTTAGAGGTAGACTCGAACCCCGGTTTACACCCCAGCGAAATGCAGCGGATTCGCCTGAATTACCTTAAGAGTGGTAGAAACGAATCTTTCGTCGACATTGATGGCCTAAATGAAGTAAAACGAAACTGGAGATTTCCTCTGCATTTCATCGACTTCGAAACGGCGGCCCCTCCTGTGCCACTTCATCAGGGCTTACGGCCATACCAGAGCCTGGCATTTCAGTTTTCCCACCATACACTTCATGAAGATGGAAGCGTTTCCCATGCGGGCGAATACTTAAATGCAGTACCCGGGGCATTCCCGAATTTCGATTTCCTTCGAAACCTGATGTCTTCGTTGGACGGCGATAATGGAACGATTTTCCGGTATGCGGCTCATGAAAACACAATTCTTAACCACATCGTCGAACAACTGGATCAGTTCGGGCATGACGAGAGTGATTTCCAAGAGTTGCGGAATTTCGCCAGTTCGATTTCAAATCCTACAAAGTCTCAACCAAATCCATGGATGCCTGGCGATCGAGAAATGGTCGATTTGAGGGAGCTTGTGGCTCGACACTATTACCATCCCAGAATGAAGGGCTCACAATCCATTAAATACGTCCTGCCCGCTGTTTTGACCGACTCCACTTTTCTTCGCGACAAGTATTCGAAGCCCATATACGGATATGAAGTTGATCCCGGCTCCAGCCGTAACTTTGCGACTCAGACATGGATTCAGACCGAAGGAGACAAAGTCATTGATCCCTACGAACTTCTGCCTGCTGTGTTCGATGAAGTTGACAAGAATACCTGGGACAATTTGTGGGCTGGTGATGAAATCCGTGGAGGCGGTGCTGCGATGGCTGCTTACCTTCGTCTACAGCAGGACGGGCTTCCCCAGGAATATCGAGACGACATTGAAAACGGCCTGCTTAGATATTGCGAACTCGATACACTCGCCATGGTGATGATTGTCGAATCGTGGCTCAATCACAGGAATTAA
- a CDS encoding restriction endonuclease subunit S, translated as MTATDWTETPLGEQLTFQRGFDITKKEQEDGPYPVVSSSGIKSHHKEFKVNGPGVIIGRKGTLGTAFYVDSDFWPHDTTLWVKDFHGNDPKFAYFFVQCMGFEQYDCGASNPTLNRNHIHKLPVLFPGLPTQHKIASILSAYDDLIENNTRRIAILEEMAQAIYREWFVHFRFPGHEHVKLVDSPLGQIPEGWEVKKLGDAIELPYGKALKKADRKGGDVAVYGSGGIVGYHDEFLSAGPGIVVGRKGNVGSVFWSDVSFYPIDTAFYVKSDLPLHYVYFNLLLSQQFLNSDAAVPGLNRNQAYSNPFLIPENDLLDSFTQQIAPIFSLTRSLRSRNRNLRTTRDLLLPKLISGNLDVEDLDIDVGMATEAMEETTA; from the coding sequence ATGACTGCCACCGATTGGACCGAGACACCTCTTGGCGAACAGCTTACCTTTCAGCGTGGATTCGATATCACCAAGAAAGAACAGGAAGATGGTCCTTACCCTGTTGTTTCATCTTCTGGAATTAAAAGCCATCATAAAGAATTCAAAGTAAATGGCCCCGGTGTTATTATTGGGCGAAAAGGAACTTTGGGCACTGCGTTTTACGTGGATAGTGATTTCTGGCCACATGACACAACGCTTTGGGTAAAAGACTTCCATGGAAATGACCCGAAGTTTGCCTACTTCTTTGTCCAATGCATGGGCTTTGAGCAATACGACTGTGGAGCATCCAACCCGACTCTTAATCGCAACCATATCCATAAGTTGCCGGTATTGTTTCCTGGCCTCCCCACCCAACACAAGATCGCGTCGATTCTGTCGGCGTACGACGATCTGATTGAGAACAACACGCGTCGGATTGCCATTCTGGAAGAGATGGCTCAGGCGATTTACCGGGAATGGTTCGTCCACTTCCGCTTCCCCGGCCACGAACACGTCAAGCTCGTCGATTCACCACTTGGACAGATCCCGGAAGGCTGGGAGGTGAAGAAACTTGGAGATGCTATTGAACTGCCCTATGGAAAGGCACTCAAGAAGGCTGACCGCAAAGGTGGCGATGTTGCTGTCTACGGATCTGGCGGAATCGTTGGATATCACGACGAATTTCTTTCAGCGGGGCCTGGGATTGTCGTTGGTAGAAAGGGTAATGTTGGCAGCGTATTTTGGTCAGATGTCTCGTTCTACCCGATTGATACAGCGTTCTACGTGAAGTCAGATTTGCCACTTCACTATGTGTACTTCAATCTTCTTTTGTCACAGCAATTCCTAAACAGTGACGCCGCGGTCCCCGGACTTAATCGTAATCAAGCATATTCGAATCCGTTTCTCATACCAGAAAATGACTTGCTGGATTCGTTTACCCAGCAAATCGCACCAATTTTTTCACTCACTCGCTCACTCCGGTCGCGAAATAGAAACCTCCGAACAACCCGCGACCTTCTGCTCCCCAAGCTGATCTCCGGCAATCTCGACGTCGAAGACCTCGACATTGATGTAGGAATGGCCACCGAGGCAATGGAGGAGACGACGGCATGA
- a CDS encoding class I SAM-dependent DNA methyltransferase, with protein sequence MANNNSETERRLWDAADEFRANSNLRSSEYSTPVLGLIFLRYADFRFSQAEHELEGKGSGRRQIGKEDYQAKGVMYLPPEARFSHLLDLTEGDNIGKAINAAMKAVEAENEDLKGVLPKTYTKIENSTLISLLKNFSQLDVDAEGDVFGKIYEYFLGNFAMAEGQKGGEFFTPTSLVKLIVEIIEPYHGRIYDPACGSGGMFAQSADFIKAHNKRPSDEISCYGLERVTETRQLCLMNLAVHAMSGDVRLGNSYYEDPHESLDKFDFVMANPPFNVDKVDKEKIKDDPRFPFGMPRADNANYLWIQLFYSSLSDKGRAGFVMANSAADARQSEMEIRKQLLQENAVDVMVAIGPNFFYTVTLPCTLWFLDKGKAGTDREDKVLFIDARHTFKQVDRAHRKFSPKQIEYLANIVRLYRSEKPEFIAGDDEEVPGEEPDLKATFSNLEYVDIPGLCKVATLAEIEEQGWSLNPGRYVGIADREEDDFVFAERLEELNEELEVLNSEASELEERIANNVAKLLEEALR encoded by the coding sequence ATGGCAAATAACAACTCAGAAACTGAACGACGACTGTGGGATGCAGCGGATGAATTCCGGGCGAACTCCAACCTGCGGTCCAGCGAATACTCCACTCCTGTACTGGGGCTGATCTTCCTACGATATGCCGATTTCCGGTTCAGTCAGGCCGAACATGAACTGGAGGGCAAAGGTTCCGGTCGCCGACAGATAGGCAAGGAGGACTACCAGGCCAAAGGCGTGATGTACCTGCCGCCCGAAGCCCGGTTCTCTCACCTGCTCGACCTGACTGAAGGCGACAATATCGGGAAGGCGATCAATGCGGCGATGAAAGCCGTTGAAGCCGAAAACGAAGACCTTAAAGGTGTCCTACCCAAAACATACACCAAGATCGAAAATTCAACATTGATCTCGCTGCTGAAGAACTTCTCCCAGCTGGACGTCGATGCCGAAGGGGATGTATTCGGTAAGATCTACGAGTACTTCCTGGGCAACTTCGCCATGGCCGAGGGACAGAAAGGGGGCGAGTTTTTCACGCCGACCTCCCTGGTCAAGCTGATCGTCGAAATCATCGAACCGTATCATGGTCGCATTTACGACCCGGCCTGCGGATCGGGCGGTATGTTCGCCCAGAGTGCCGACTTCATCAAAGCACACAATAAAAGGCCGTCGGATGAGATTTCCTGTTATGGTCTGGAGCGAGTCACTGAAACCCGCCAGCTCTGCCTGATGAACCTGGCCGTGCACGCGATGTCGGGCGATGTCCGGCTGGGGAACAGTTATTATGAAGACCCGCACGAGTCGCTGGATAAGTTCGATTTCGTCATGGCCAATCCTCCGTTCAACGTGGATAAGGTAGACAAAGAGAAGATTAAAGACGATCCCCGCTTCCCGTTTGGCATGCCACGGGCTGACAACGCCAACTATCTGTGGATCCAGCTGTTCTACAGTTCGCTTAGTGACAAAGGCCGGGCCGGTTTCGTCATGGCCAACAGTGCCGCCGATGCCCGGCAGTCGGAGATGGAGATCCGCAAGCAGCTGCTACAGGAAAACGCTGTCGATGTGATGGTCGCCATCGGTCCCAACTTCTTCTACACCGTTACGCTCCCCTGCACGCTCTGGTTTCTCGACAAAGGTAAGGCGGGCACCGACCGGGAAGATAAAGTGTTATTCATAGACGCCCGACATACGTTCAAGCAGGTCGACCGGGCTCACCGCAAGTTTAGCCCCAAGCAGATCGAGTACCTGGCCAACATCGTGCGACTGTATCGGAGCGAAAAGCCGGAGTTCATCGCGGGCGATGACGAAGAAGTCCCCGGTGAGGAGCCTGATCTGAAGGCTACGTTCTCCAATCTGGAATACGTCGATATTCCAGGGCTTTGCAAAGTAGCGACACTGGCCGAAATTGAAGAACAGGGCTGGAGTCTAAATCCAGGTCGCTATGTCGGCATAGCCGATCGTGAGGAAGACGACTTTGTCTTTGCCGAGCGACTGGAAGAACTCAACGAAGAGCTGGAGGTGCTGAACAGCGAAGCCAGTGAACTCGAAGAACGGATTGCGAATAATGTAGCCAAATTATTAGAGGAAGCCCTCAGATGA
- a CDS encoding DUF3883 domain-containing protein encodes MDRYRGVTSSDTIKRGGAFVEEHGFGFEAYNYLPFDGMVYGWVMPGRRKKGVELKIDMVNEDFATINLKRIGGKSSDQSLSNVIVVWVATAPEGGAYVVGWYKNATVLKQPQDPPEGANRTYGDFQVGYVTYADENDAVLLRPFERTIEVPQHGPGKMGQSNLWYADDPSNQYHRNVRQEVLNVIRGGAPNSPPLKPPVQPDVFLRQQVEKAAIKEVSKHFTELKYNVTSVERDNVGWDLEARMEKRFLRLEVKGLSGPELSIGLTPNEYIKMLEHRTSYHLCIVTNAITSPTLSIFRFSQETNDWRDNVDRVLLISEIVSANCRLEDEN; translated from the coding sequence ATGGACCGTTATCGCGGTGTCACGTCGTCTGACACCATTAAACGTGGCGGTGCATTCGTTGAGGAACATGGCTTTGGTTTTGAGGCATATAATTACTTGCCCTTCGATGGAATGGTCTATGGCTGGGTGATGCCAGGTCGTCGAAAGAAAGGCGTCGAACTGAAAATTGACATGGTCAACGAGGACTTCGCCACAATCAACCTGAAACGTATTGGCGGAAAATCATCGGATCAATCTCTGTCCAATGTCATCGTCGTTTGGGTTGCCACAGCACCAGAGGGCGGGGCATACGTTGTTGGTTGGTACAAAAACGCCACTGTGCTGAAGCAGCCACAGGACCCACCCGAGGGTGCCAATCGAACGTACGGCGATTTTCAGGTCGGATATGTTACCTATGCGGATGAAAATGATGCGGTTCTGCTACGACCGTTTGAACGCACGATTGAGGTTCCCCAACACGGCCCAGGGAAAATGGGGCAATCGAACCTTTGGTACGCAGACGATCCGTCGAATCAGTACCATCGCAATGTTCGCCAGGAAGTCTTGAACGTAATTCGTGGTGGAGCCCCCAATTCACCTCCTCTAAAGCCCCCTGTTCAACCGGATGTTTTCCTGCGTCAACAGGTTGAAAAGGCCGCGATTAAGGAAGTCTCGAAGCACTTTACTGAACTTAAATACAACGTGACGTCGGTCGAACGTGACAATGTGGGCTGGGATCTCGAAGCCAGGATGGAAAAGCGATTCCTTCGGTTGGAAGTCAAAGGGCTATCAGGCCCAGAGCTGTCGATTGGGCTGACTCCGAACGAGTACATCAAGATGTTAGAGCATCGTACTTCGTATCACTTGTGCATAGTGACGAACGCAATCACGTCTCCGACTCTTTCCATTTTTCGATTCAGCCAGGAAACCAATGACTGGAGGGACAATGTTGACCGTGTATTACTCATCAGCGAAATTGTCTCGGCGAATTGCCGATTAGAGGATGAGAATTGA